In Microtus ochrogaster isolate Prairie Vole_2 chromosome 4, MicOch1.0, whole genome shotgun sequence, one genomic interval encodes:
- the LOC101982918 gene encoding olfactory receptor 1N1-like, whose protein sequence is MDNQSIVSEFYLRGISGFPEQQLLLYGIFLCMYLVSLTGNVLIILAIGSDPHLHTPMYFFLANLSFADMGLISSTVTKMLFNVQTQRHTISYTGCLMQMYFFLMFGDLDSFFLAVMAYDRYVAICRPLHYSTIMNTRFCALMLALCWVLTNVVALTHTLLMARLSFCVVGEIAHFFCDITSVLKLSCSDTHVNELVLSGFGGTVLMVPFVSIVISYVHIVFAVLRVKTSGGSSKAFSTCSSHLCVVCVFYGTLFSVYLFPPSVESTEKDVAAAAMYTVVTPMLNPFIYSLRNKDMKGALKRLVCHRRIFSSEI, encoded by the coding sequence ATGGACAACCAATCCATCGTTTCAGAGTTTTATCTGCGAGGAATATCAGGGTTTCCAGAGCAACAGCTGTTACTCTATGGGATTTTCCTGTGTATGTATCTTGTCTCCTTGACTGGGAATGTGCTCATCATCCTGGCCATTGGCTCTGACCCACACCTCCACACTCCTATGTACTTCTTTTTGGCCAACCTGTCCTTTGCTGACATGGGTTTAATATCATCTACAGTGACCAAGATGCTGTTTAATGTTCAGACTCAGCGCCATACCATCTCCTATACTGGTTGTCTCATGCAGATGTATTTCTTTCTGATGTTTGGTGATCTGGACAGTTTCTTCTTGGctgtgatggcctatgaccgctatgtggccatctgccgCCCTCTCCATTATTCCACAATCATGAATACCCGATTCTGTGCCCTGATGCTTGCCCTGTGCTGGGTCCTCACCAATGTAGTTGCTCTGACTCACACTCTCCTCATGGCTCGACTGTCCTTCTGTGTTGTTGGGGAAATAGCTCACTTTTTCTGTGACATTACCTCTGTTCTGAAGCTATCATGCTCTGATACTCATGTCAATGAGTTAGTGCTTTCTGGCTTTGGAGGCACAGTACTCATGGTCCCCTTTGTAAGTATTGTCATCTCCTATGTCCACATTGTGTTTGCTGTCCTTAGGGTTAAGACTTCAGGTGGGAGTTCAAAGGCCTTTTCTACCTGTAGTTCCCATCtctgtgttgtctgtgttttctatGGGACGCTCTTCAGTGTCTATCTGTTTCCTCCCTCTGTAGAGTCCACAGAGAAGGATGTTGCAGCTGCTGCAATGTATACAGTGGTGACTCCCATGTTGAACCCCTTTATCTATAGTTTAAGGAACAAGGACATGAAGGGGGCCTTGAAGAGGCTTGTCTGTCATAGGAGaattttttcttctgagatataG